The following proteins are co-located in the Pyrococcus abyssi GE5 genome:
- a CDS encoding oligosaccharide flippase family protein, producing MFNLALTVLSIALVIATLGFQNALPREVAFYREREPSRVRDLISTALVIVAVNSLIWTAILFLEAGNISQVFKDARLAHALRIVVFALPFWALTAVIISISRGFGRVREQVYFQNIVYPTVFMLFVVVGAFLKLPSAFVFGAYVATQVLTLLVLAFSAWRIKLFEFRVSLNLRLGSKLLKLSVPLMLEGIAGFVMRWTDTLMLGYYRTSEVVGLYNAATPIVRVLPLFLNSVGIIYPSLAAILYAQGKTTELSEYIN from the coding sequence GTGTTTAACTTGGCATTGACTGTTTTGAGTATTGCTCTTGTAATAGCTACGCTTGGCTTTCAGAATGCCCTCCCCAGGGAAGTTGCCTTCTACAGGGAGAGGGAACCCTCGAGAGTTAGGGATCTAATTTCAACGGCTTTGGTTATTGTAGCTGTGAACAGTTTAATTTGGACAGCGATTCTGTTTTTAGAGGCGGGGAATATTTCTCAGGTTTTCAAAGATGCGAGGCTGGCACATGCTCTTAGGATAGTAGTTTTTGCATTGCCTTTTTGGGCGTTAACTGCTGTGATAATCTCTATTTCTCGTGGATTTGGTAGGGTCAGAGAGCAGGTATATTTTCAGAATATCGTTTATCCAACGGTGTTTATGCTCTTTGTTGTGGTAGGGGCGTTTCTAAAGCTCCCCTCTGCGTTTGTTTTTGGTGCTTACGTCGCTACTCAGGTTCTTACACTCCTAGTCCTAGCCTTTAGCGCATGGAGGATTAAGCTTTTTGAGTTTAGAGTTTCGCTGAATTTAAGACTTGGAAGTAAACTTCTAAAACTTTCAGTCCCATTAATGCTTGAAGGAATCGCCGGTTTTGTAATGAGGTGGACTGATACTTTGATGCTCGGTTATTATAGAACTTCGGAAGTTGTTGGTCTTTATAATGCTGCTACCCCAATTGTTAGGGTGCTCCCACTTTTCTTAAACTCTGTGGGCATTATTTACCCATCCCTAGCAGCTATCCTATATGCTCAAGGAAAAACCACTGAACTCAGCGAGTATATCAACTAA
- a CDS encoding polysaccharide biosynthesis C-terminal domain-containing protein — MIRENIFTMYSAILSAIINIILNILLIPNYGMEGAAVATASAYIVINN, encoded by the coding sequence GTGATTAGAGAGAATATATTCACAATGTATTCAGCTATTCTTTCCGCAATAATAAACATAATTTTGAATATTCTCCTGATTCCAAACTATGGAATGGAAGGAGCGGCAGTAGCAACAGCCTCTGCATACATAGTTATAAATAATTAG